A region of the Polynucleobacter sp. MWH-Braz-FAM2G genome:
TTATTGAGGCGATTGATAAAGACCGCTGAAATCATGTCTCGATCACTAAGTCTGCCCGTTTCCTTTTCAATAATGGACGCCAAAATTAAGAGCTCATAAGGTGTTTTTATAGGCAAACCCGACTGTCTTTGTTCCCAGCTTTGTTCTATCTGTTTTTGCATTCCAAGGGAAGCTCTTCGATAGATATCTAAATCTAGTTCATCTGGATCGAATACATAGGTTTCAGGAAGAAAAATTCCTTCATCGCTGGGATAGTTTAATTTCAGGAGACTTAACAGCTCCTTGTTACTCATGCCTCTTGTCTGATGAGTAAGATCTGGATGCGAGTCTATAAGCGCCCTAAGTTGCCAAATTGTCATCCCTGGAATAATGGAGATGCTTTCTTTAATTCGATCGCCACGCGCGATTTGTAATAGAACTTTGCCAAGGCTGGCCCCATTTGAAAATAAATAAGTTCCTGGTTTTAGTTTTGAAGCGACAAAAAGACTTCGAGCTCCAATTTGTAGCGTCAACGAATTAACAAATAAACCCTGTTGGCGCAGTTGCTCAGCTATGCTTGAAAGGCTTGAGTGTGGTGCAATCTTCGCTTTATAAGCAGACCCACCTTCAATATTGGATCGATTGGGTACCGCTGGCAATAAAAAAATACCGCCATATATAAACCCAAATATTGAAATGAAAGAGATAAGCCAGTACTTGAATCTCCCACTTTTAGGTAGTTTCTTAACAAAAAGTGTTCTTCCCTGATTTTTTTTGCTCATCAGGCTATGATAAAAGGGTCATGACTAAAGCCCATCAAATATTGCAAAACAGCATGAATAACCCTACTCCACTACCCTGCCATTTGGATCAATGGGGTGTTATTGCGGTAGAAGGTTCAGATGCTGCAAGTTTTTTACAAAGTCAATTAACCAATTCTGTATTGGGACTTAACGTTACCTTAATTGGCAAGCAGGCCTTTGGTTTCTCTGCCACTCGTCTGATCGGTTATTGCAACCCTAAAGGAAGATTGCTAGCAAGCGCGTGGTTAGGTCTATTTTCATCAGGCAGTGATGGTAATGACCGTTTTATTTTATTTCTTTCAAAAGATATCGCCGCAAGTACTGCTAAACGCTTATCTATGTATGTCTTGCGCTCAAAAGTTAAGGTCACAGATCTTTCTAATGAATGGGTTGTTCAGGGCTTATATGGATCAGATGCGCAAATCGCTGGTATTGAAGTAAATGCCAATGACATCGCTTTGCGTTTGCCTGATGTTTTGGTGAGTGAGCAATCTGTTGCACGCCTTCTAATTGCAGGACCGAAAGAAAGTCTAGACAAAGAGCAAGATTCAGGCGAGCGCCTGATCGTGTTGAATGCATTAGAAGTGTTGAGTGCGATTCCACGTATTGTTTTAGCAACTCAAGAGCAGTTTGTGCCTCAAATGATTAATTTTGAATCCGTTGCAGGCATTGATTTTAAAAAGGGTTGCTATCCAGGACAGGAAATCGTTGCGCGCAGTCAGTATCGTGGCGCAATTAAGAGAAGGCTACAGCTAGCCCATGTAGATGGCATTTCTCAGAATGACAGCCCATGCGTACCAGGGGTTGAACTATTTCATGACAAAGATCCAAGCCAGCCGGCTGGAATGGTTGTTTTGGCAGCACAATCTCCCGAAGACCAAACTCGCATAGACATGCAAATTGAATGTAAGTTAGAGGCTCTAGAGAATGGAGAAATTCATCTTGGTAGCGCAACGGGTCCTGTGTTAAAAATAGACGTATTGCCCTACCCTTTATTAGAGATTTAATACTTTCTTATGTGCCTCATCTTATTCGCATGGAATTCGCACCCTGACTACTCTTTAGTGGTAGCGGCGAATCGTGACGAGTTTTATGAGCGTGATACAGAGGGTGTTACTTGGTGGACGGAGCATCCTAATATTTTGGCCGGAAGAGATCGAGCTGATGTATTAGGAAGTCCAGGTACTTGGCTTGGGTTTACTAAAACAGGTAAGTTTGCCGCCTTAACAAATGTTCGTGCGCCTAGTGAAAAAAATCCGGATGCAAGAACTCGGGGTGAGCTATCTTTGATGTACTTGACCAGCAAAGATAGTCCTGCTGAATTTATACAAAGTAATGCAAAACGCTTTCAACAGTACAACGGTTTTAATTTGCTTATGGCAAATCTGAGTGATCCTGCAAATGCTGAAATGCATTGGGTAAGCAATCGTATGTTGATGGGGCAAAATCTTCGCCCACGCAAGGTATTTCCACCACAAGCTCTTGAGCCTGGGGTTTATGGCCTATCTAATGCCATGCTCGATACTCCATGGCCAAAGGTAAATCATCGAGTCGCAGCCTTTGCACAGGCATTGGCTATGGATCATGGGCAACTAAATAATTCAGATCAGTACTTAAAACTTCTCTCTGATACACATCATGCAAGTGATCATGAATTACCCAATACTGGTGTTAGCAAAGATTGGGAGAAAGCGCTCTCCCCAGCTTTTGTTAAAACACCCAATTATGGAACA
Encoded here:
- a CDS encoding NRDE family protein codes for the protein MCLILFAWNSHPDYSLVVAANRDEFYERDTEGVTWWTEHPNILAGRDRADVLGSPGTWLGFTKTGKFAALTNVRAPSEKNPDARTRGELSLMYLTSKDSPAEFIQSNAKRFQQYNGFNLLMANLSDPANAEMHWVSNRMLMGQNLRPRKVFPPQALEPGVYGLSNAMLDTPWPKVNHRVAAFAQALAMDHGQLNNSDQYLKLLSDTHHASDHELPNTGVSKDWEKALSPAFVKTPNYGTRSSTVLRVRKDGQFELVERRFDASGTVGHDVITGALSSASDSNLSV
- a CDS encoding folate-binding protein YgfZ, encoding MTKAHQILQNSMNNPTPLPCHLDQWGVIAVEGSDAASFLQSQLTNSVLGLNVTLIGKQAFGFSATRLIGYCNPKGRLLASAWLGLFSSGSDGNDRFILFLSKDIAASTAKRLSMYVLRSKVKVTDLSNEWVVQGLYGSDAQIAGIEVNANDIALRLPDVLVSEQSVARLLIAGPKESLDKEQDSGERLIVLNALEVLSAIPRIVLATQEQFVPQMINFESVAGIDFKKGCYPGQEIVARSQYRGAIKRRLQLAHVDGISQNDSPCVPGVELFHDKDPSQPAGMVVLAAQSPEDQTRIDMQIECKLEALENGEIHLGSATGPVLKIDVLPYPLLEI
- the mltG gene encoding endolytic transglycosylase MltG, whose translation is MSKKNQGRTLFVKKLPKSGRFKYWLISFISIFGFIYGGIFLLPAVPNRSNIEGGSAYKAKIAPHSSLSSIAEQLRQQGLFVNSLTLQIGARSLFVASKLKPGTYLFSNGASLGKVLLQIARGDRIKESISIIPGMTIWQLRALIDSHPDLTHQTRGMSNKELLSLLKLNYPSDEGIFLPETYVFDPDELDLDIYRRASLGMQKQIEQSWEQRQSGLPIKTPYELLILASIIEKETGRLSDRDMISAVFINRLNKGMPLQTDPTVIYGIGPKFDGNLRKADLRKDTAYNTYMHKGLPPTPIAMPSKESILAAAHPAKSNAIFFVAKGDGNSHFSETLKEHESAVDRYQRKINPSKSSN